One Plasmodium vivax chromosome 13, whole genome shotgun sequence genomic region harbors:
- a CDS encoding hypothetical protein, conserved (encoded by transcript PVX_084425A), translated as MNKFDKKKKDEEKNVTSHVKKFVFKNEYKYVDATNVLKNIFLKDKKKEQSSKKATPVKKYVVSKNLNELIPSRKGAKSDAHQKSEKKVNYLSKGGKQLKKEKSVRFSPSHNYDVEKAPSYRNVRDDSSPPLSSIRNAPAKASVKVPLPRARRRKIYSSSEGEEEEEVEEEIEVEEEEEEEEVEEEEEVEEIEVEEEVEVEEEEEVEEEEEVEEEEEVEEEIEEEEVIEEEEIEVEEEIEEEEVIEEEEIEVEDEEEVVEGDADEGEEMEHSNAINEDTVQERALNTYSEKEPSSRDELAGGGEEHVEKTVKGRSSTGEEALDDAVDAVSDVVVHKVVNEADDDEDNAEDDDQVDEPPTDEPPMEEPPTEEPPTDGEAPGEEEDNSAGKNFLLLSGEIKKKNAESLLLVNKFMESLLKYDDFFNYASNSLKRYYLDKRIDSNCSFLNQVEEKSADEDPLNLCTREALISNFAFPHDAHDGGGNSNGPTCEADKSKEGTEQNAVVGGVKKSDERGALDSEGGAVKDEAVEGEAGKEVAAVEEVEAVEEVEAVEEVEAVEEVEAVEEVEAVEEVAAVEKVAEVEEVAAVEAVAAVEAVAAVEAVAAVEAVAAVEAVAEVEAVAAVEEVDAAEETQVAQDNEQNVELRRENSAEIKEENKNPNNVDDEQHSKIVENTFEGKEQIGDGSDKGRGGLVSMRKEDEEEGGRSGEEESGESESGESESGESESEESESEDGKGEDGKENKKAETLGGESKIKNDEQSDEDSDEDSDEGSDDGSDEGSDEDSGEDTPALESNVDKNETKQIGNPRGSDQSEDAHSKSEEEGKKGTSESDAAESESDTGGSDSSSSGDSGEDSKGEDDDVKDEDKPRDPNKIDGATREGEKECKAGSKPGSDGKSESEGKSESGSESGSESGSGSESGSGSGSDTGSDSGSDSGSESGSESESGSESQSGSDQPS; from the coding sequence ATGAAtaaatttgacaaaaaaaaaaaagatgaggAGAAAAACGTAACCAGccacgtaaaaaaattcgtttttaaaaatgaatacaagTACGTAGACGCAACCAACGttttgaagaatatttttttaaaagacaagaaaaaggaacagtCTTCCAAAAAAGCCACAcctgtaaaaaaatatgttgtaagtaaaaatttaaatgagtTGATTCCTAGTAGGAAGGGCGCTAAATCGGATGCGCATCAAAAGAGCGAAAAGAAAGTTAATTACCTGAGCAAAGGTGGCAagcagttaaaaaaagaaaagtctGTGAGGTTTAGCCCTTCGCATAATTATGACGTGGAGAAAGCGCCTTCCTACCGCAACGTCAGGGATGATAGTAGCCCTCCTTTGAGTTCCATTCGAAATGCCCCCGCAAAGGCCAGCGTGAAGGTGCCACTGCCCAGGGCGCGCAggcgaaaaatatattcctcctccgagggggaggaggaggaagaagtggaagaagaaatcgaggtggaggaagaggaggaagaggaagaagtggaagaagaggaagaagttgaagaaattgaagtggaggaagaggtcgaagtggaggaggaagaagaagtggaggaggaagaagaagtggaggaggaagaagaagtggaggaagaaatcgaggaggaagaagtgatcgaagaggaagaaatcgaagtggaggaagaaatcgaggaggaagaagtgatcgaagaggaagaaatcgaAGTggaggatgaggaagaagtggtCGAGGGAGACGCtgacgagggggaagaaatggaACATTCAAATGCAATAAACGAAGACACCGTGCAAGAACGAGCCCTGAACACGTACAGTGAAAAGGAACCAAGCTCTCGAGATGAACTggcaggagggggagaagagcaTGTGGAGAAGACGGTGAAGGGGAGAAGTAGCACGGGGGAGGAGGCCCTGGATGACGCGGTTGACGCAGTGAGTGATGTCGTGGTGCACAAAGTGGTCAACGAAGCAGATGATGACGAAGACAACGCAGAAGACGACGACCAAGTGGACGAACCGCCAACGGATGAACCGCCAATGGAAGAACCTCCAACGGAAGAACCTCCAACGGACGGCGAAGCCCCcggtgaggaggaagacaaTTCagcgggaaaaaatttcctccTTCTGAGCggcgaaataaaaaaaaagaatgccGAGTCCTTGCTACttgtaaataaattcatGGAAAGTTTGCTAAAATATGATGACTTTTTCAACTATGCCAGTAATAGCTTAAAGAGGTACTACCTCGACAAGAGGATCGACTCAAATTGcagttttttaaatcaaGTTGAAGAGAAAAGTGCAGATGAGGATCCTCTGAACTTATGCACAAGGGAAGCGCTGATAAGTAATTTTGCCTTTCCACATGATGCGCATGATGGAGGGGGGAATTCAAACGGGCCGACTTGCGAAGCGGACAAATCGAAAGAAGGCACGGAGCAAAATGCGGTGGTAGGTGGCGTAAAGAAAAGTGACGAACGAGGCGCTTTGGATAGCGAAGGGGGTGCCGTGAAAGACGAGGCGGTGGAAGGTGAAGCGGGCAAAGAGGTGGCAGCTGTTGAAGAGGTGGAAGCAGTCGAAGAGGTGGAAGCAGTCGAAGAGGTGGAAGCAGTCGAAGAGGTGGAAGCAGTCGAAGAGGTGGAAGCAGTCGAAGAGGTGGCAGCAGTTGAAAAGGTGGCAGAAGTCGAAGAGGTGGCAGCAGTTGAAGCGGTGGCAGCAGTTGAAGCGGTGGCAGCAGTTGAAGCGGTGGCAGCAGTTGAAGCGGTGGCAGCAGTTGAAGCGGTGGCAGAAGTTGAAGCGGTTGCAGCTGTCGAAGAGGTCGACGCAGCCGAAGAAACCCAAGTGGCCCAAGATAACGAACAGAATGTAGAGCTACGAAGGGAGAACTCAGCcgaaataaaagaagaaaataaaaacccaAATAATGTCGATGATGAACAGCACAGCAAAATTGTTGAAAATACCTTCgagggaaaagaacaaattggGGATGGAAGTGACAAGGGAAGGGGAGGTTTAGTCAGTATGCGGaaagaggatgaagaggaagggggCAGAAGTGGCGAAGAGGAAAGTGGAGAGAGCGAAAGTGGTGAAAGCGAAAGTGGAGAGAGCGAAAGTGAAGAGAGCGAAAGTGAAGATGGCAAAGGTGAAGATGgcaaggaaaataaaaaagctgAAACGTTGGGAGGGGagagtaaaattaaaaatgatgaacaaAGTGACGAAGATAGCGATGAAGATAGCGACGAAGGAAGCGATGACGGAAGCGATGAAGGGAGCGACGAAGACAGCGGTGAAGACACCCCCGCACTCGAAAGTAACGTGGACAAGAACGAAACGAAGCAGATAGGTAACCCAAGAGGAAGTGACCAAAGTGAAGATGCACATAGCAAGAGTGAggaggaagggaaaaaaggcacttCCGAAAGTGACGCAGCAGAAAGTGAAAGTGACACCGGGGGAAGTGACAGCTCAAGTAGTGGGGACTCTGGCGAGGATAGCAAAGGAGAAGATGACGACGTTAAGGATGAGGATAAACCGAGGGACCCAAACAAAATCGATGGTGCCACaagggaaggggaaaaggaatGCAAAGCGGGAAGCAAACCTGGAAGTGACGGCAAATCAGAAAGTGAAGGAAAATCCGAAAGTGGGAGTGAAAGCGGAAGTGAAAGTGGGTCAGGGAGCGAGTCCGGGagtggaagcggaagtgACACGGGAAGCGACTCTGGAAGCGACTCGGGAAGTGAAAGCGGATCAGAGAGCGAGAGCGGCAGCGAATCCCAAAGCGGCAGCGACCAACCCAGCTGA
- a CDS encoding hypothetical protein, conserved (encoded by transcript PVX_084430A), producing the protein MSMACKNLLLRSKFSPLRMVARSRVGGSSAHGPVHPASRAATCDPLEGKRGSTFFCQGSESYSVCAYNELVRHGDGRSAKKGSSNEGGYTRNEMTPHCETPAKRQKIERNGKMLSELISLRRMQKRDCEKIKLISQHIFRNINFYSLYEIGDILKCTHFFSIILKKEDLHKLVKRLKVLTFNKKGEEKVMYQIIPNLLRIKVAREYQNEALSFTLTAFINDLLRFWLILPRSDRAIPAPSYLSYVCFAKEVQLIILNKFCSWLDEKYVDNSVLTFLRSFQSSLGRKNRLLDYPFVKEVRGILSKLNCQMEVLNMYNYCVPIFVKDFHLIVECISNDDTFQGTLTLTPYFSERYELFKRLGFKVLLLYKQRLPSAPEDKLNFVKQSLYAIVK; encoded by the exons ATGAGCATGGCTTGTAAAAACCTACTTCTGCGGAGTAAATTTTCACCCTTGCGCATGGTG GCGCGCAGCCGCGTGGGGGGTAGCAGCGCACATGGACCTGTCCACCCAGCCAGTAGAGCAGCCACGTGCGACCCTTTGGAGGGCAAACGAGGAAGTACATTTTTCTGCCAGGGAAGCGAAAGCTACTCCGTCTGCGCGTATAACGAATTAGTCAGACACGGTGATGGAAGATccgccaaaaaggggagtagTAACGAAGGGGGGTATACACGTAATGAAATGACCCCCCATTGTGAGACCCCCGCGAAAAGACAGAAAATCgagcgaaatggaaaaatgctTAGCGAGCTTATTTCGTTACGGAGGATGCAAAAAAGAGACTGCGAAAAGATAAAGCTAATAAGTCAGCATATTTTCAGaaacattaatttttacagtTTATACGAAATAGgggatattttaaaatgcactcatttttttagcataattttaaaaaaggaggaccTTCACAAATTGGTGAAAAGACTCAAAGTGTTAACATTTAAcaagaagggggaggaaaaggtGATGTACCAAATTATTCCCAATCTGTTAAGGATAAAAGTTGCAAGGGAGTACCAAAATGAAGCATTATCATTTACTTTGACAGCTTTTATAAATGATTTGCTGCGCTTTTGGCTGATATTGCCTCGTTCAGATAGGGCCATTCCTGCCCCCAGTTACTTAAGCTATGTGTGCTTTGCAAAGGAGGTGCAGCTAATCATTCTGAATAAGTTCTGCTCATGGCTggatgaaaaatatgtggATAATTCGGTGCTCACTTTTTTACGGTCATTTCAGAGCTCcctggggagaaaaaacagacTTTTAGATTACCCCTTTGTGAAAGAAGTCCGTGGAATTCTATCCAAACTGAATTGCCAAATGGAGGTCCTAAATATGTATAACTAttgtgtgcccatttttgtgaaggACTTTCATTTAATTGTAGAATGTATAAGCAATGATGACACTTTTCAGGGGACCCTCACTCTTACTCCCTATTTTTCCGAACGGTATGAGCTATTTAAAAGGCTCGGTTTTAAAGTTTTGCTTCTCTATAAGCAGCGCCTGCCGAGCGCTCCGGAAGATAAGCTAAATTTTGTGAAGCAGTCATTGTACGCCATTGTTAagtag
- a CDS encoding 50S ribosomal protein L29, putative (encoded by transcript PVX_084435A; Apicoplast targeted protein. Curated by Stuart Ralph, Walter and Eliza Hall Institute of Medical Research, Australia.): MNLYFTPLLFLLLCKAYIIRGVNLRRKCVSLFLTYNLSSALKSSHQSPLFCYKKRVKAKELRKLSTEELEKEIIKCRLDIQKFQHQGFHDIHNYNIYYEKNARRKLAQLLTIYYERYLDKNVRIKSSSSEGADFNSVPPPQGGEEAKELSSHEERTTNSSSETKT; this comes from the exons ATGAACCTTTATTTTACGCCCCTCTTGTTTCTCCTGCTCTGTAAGGCATACATAATTAGAGGGGTGaatttaagaagaaaatgcgtctctttatttttaacgtACAATTTGAGTAGCGCGCTTAAGAGCAGTCACCAGAGTCCTCTGTTttgttacaaaaaaagagTGAAAGCGAAGGAACTTCGGAAGTTATCAACTGAGGAGCTGGAGAAG GAAATTATCAAGTGCAGACTGGACATACAAAAGTTCCAACACCAGGGATTTCACGATATACATAATTACAACATCTATTACGAGAAAAACGCCAGACGGAAATTAGCGCAGCTGCTGACCATATACTATGAGAGGTACCTTGATAAGAACGTGCGGATAAAAAGCAGCTCTTCTGAAGGAGCGGACTTCAATTCGGTACCTCCCCCACAGGGGGGCGAAGAAGCAAAGGAGTTAAGTAGCCACGAAGAGAGAACCACAAACAGCAGTAGTGAAACGAAAACGTGA